One window of Desulfobacca acetoxidans DSM 11109 genomic DNA carries:
- a CDS encoding dihydropteroate synthase, with translation MLIAADNLNVLNPVVAEALERLDKRPLQELVRRLDQTGIDLLDLNPGYLSLRNEDRMTFLVETVQEVSRTRLMLDSPHARILQRGLAACERPPVLNALTLEEEKLRKILPLAAAARTDLVLLLLDERSMTPPTLEEKILLALRLREAALSAGLEPTRLIFDPVLPNLSWPDAFDQTAAVVKTVRLLASGAILGEPGRTMAGLSNLRSGLRQMYPLEVEITCLSLLAGAGLHIALLDALQPDLWRRVHLVQQLQPGE, from the coding sequence ATGCTCATTGCGGCCGACAATCTCAACGTTTTGAACCCGGTGGTGGCTGAGGCTCTTGAACGGTTAGATAAACGACCCTTACAGGAACTAGTGCGCCGGTTGGATCAGACCGGCATCGATCTCCTCGATCTCAATCCGGGGTATCTCTCGCTCCGAAACGAAGACCGGATGACCTTTCTGGTAGAGACGGTTCAGGAGGTGAGCCGCACCCGCTTGATGTTGGATAGCCCCCACGCTCGGATCTTACAGAGGGGCCTGGCCGCGTGCGAACGGCCGCCTGTTCTCAACGCCTTGACCCTGGAGGAGGAAAAGCTCAGAAAAATTTTGCCGCTGGCGGCGGCGGCCCGGACCGATCTGGTACTGTTACTCTTGGACGAACGTTCCATGACGCCGCCGACCCTGGAGGAGAAGATCCTGTTGGCGCTGCGCCTTCGGGAAGCAGCCCTAAGCGCCGGACTGGAGCCGACGCGGCTGATTTTCGATCCGGTGCTGCCCAACCTGAGCTGGCCGGACGCCTTTGATCAGACTGCGGCGGTGGTCAAAACCGTCCGTTTGCTGGCCAGCGGCGCCATTTTGGGAGAGCCGGGCCGCACCATGGCGGGACTTTCCAATCTGCGCAGCGGCCTCCGCCAAATGTATCCGCTAGAGGTAGAAATAACCTGCCTCAGCCTCCTGGCGGGCGCCGGTCTGCATATCGCTCTGTTGGACGCCTTGCAGCCCGATCTATGGCGACGGGTGCATCTGGTGCAACAGCTACAGCCGGGTGAGTGA